The Aneurinibacillus migulanus genome contains the following window.
GGCTAGATATGTGAGAAACAGCATACTAACGACAGAGGTAGGCAAGTTATAAGGTTTTCCTTGAAGCAAATACGTAATGTAATTGTATTCCCCTATGAATACGAAGAACAACAGCCCCCCGATTAGATACGCGTAAAGCAGTGTACGGTTTTTCAAATGGCGGTAGAAGTTGCTGGTGGCTGTTTTCCAGTCAAGCGGCTTCGGCTCAAAATGTTTCGAGCGTGGTAGCAGCCAGGTGAAGGCGATGAGGCATAGTAGGCTGATGCCTCCCATAATAATGAACGCGCCATGCCAACCGATCCAATCGGTGGCGAATCCACTGATGAGACGACCGGATAAGCCGCCTATCGTATTGCCGCTAATATAGATGCCGATCGCGACAGTGAGCGCCTTGGAGCTGAACTCTTCGCCAATATAAGCGACGGCAATCGCTGGGAGCCCGGCCAAGAAAAATCCCTGCAATATACGAAGGACAAGAAGTGTCTTGAATCCTGGGACCCATGCGATGAACGCTGTCAAAATCGTTACGCATAACATGGTAATAAACATAATGTTTTTCCGACCGATTGCATCAGATAAAGGGCCGTATAATAAAAGGGAAATTGCTAATGTGAAAATCGTTAACGACACCGATAGGCTCGATATAATTGGGGAGAGATGGAATTCCTCTGTAAATACCGGCAGCAATGGCTGTGGAAAATAAATGTTGGCAAATACAAGAAACGATGCAATGCTGAGCGCCAATGACGCTCTCCAAAAAGGTTTTGTGCCCGCTTCAATCACTTGAATCATCTTCTTTCTGCGTGATAAAGTTTTCTTGCTTTTATCGTAGCATGCAGTTATAAATGAATAAAATATATTATTTTCATCATTATAATAACTATTAGTTATGGAGATGCGATATGGATATTCGACAATTGGAGTTTTTCGCAGAGGTAGCTAGACATAAAAGTTTTACGAAGGCTGCAGAACAATTGTTGGTAGCGCAACCGGCGATTAGTAAAAGCATCAAAAAGCTTGAGGAGGAAGTAGGGCTTATCCTATTTAACCGTTCAGAGCGTAAAGTTTCGTTAACGGCGGAAGGAGAGGCGCTATTGAAGCACGCGGAATCAATACTCGATCAACTGGCCCACGCGAAGGCGGAGATGGAAGAATTGAGCGGCTTAAAAAAGGGTGAGGTTCGCATCGGTTTGCCGTCGATGGTTGGCTCCTATTATTTTCCAGGTTTGATTATTGATTTTAAAAAGAAGTACCCCGATTTGCAGATTACGGTATATGAACAAGGCACGGTGAAAATCCGGCAGATGCTTATAGATGGAGAAATCGACATGGGGGTCGTGCTAGAGGATGATGTGGAGGATGGAGTGGAGGTCTTACCGTTTCTTAAAGAAGAGATGGTCGTGTGTGTACCTGATTCTCATCCGTTTGCCGGACGGAGTGCCGTATCGTATGAAGAGTTGACGCAAGAATCGCTTGTATTGTTTAAGGAAGGCTATTTTCAACGGGAAATTACTGCTCGAGCAAGCAGGATGTCGGGATTGCCGTTGAACGTTACATTCGAGACGAACCAGATTTCGCTAATTAAGTCGTTGGTCGCCAAACAGCTTGGAGTAACGCTTTTTTTGCGTATGGTTATCGTGGATGATACGCATCTTGTACCTGTCTCCCTTGATCCTCCGGTATATTTGAAGCTTGGTATAGCATGGAATAAAAACGCTTATTTGTCTAAGGCGAACCAGGCGTTTTTATCTTTCATGATGGATAGAATGGATTCGTGAAAAGTTAGCATACAAAAACCGGAAGCCTAAGGGCTTCCGGTTTTATTGTGAATTAGAATACTTGTTGTACTTCGGTAATGCCTTCAACTTCTTCGATAAGGGCGCGCTCAATACCCGCTTTCAGCGTAATTGTTGAGCTTGGGCAGCTACCGCATGCACCGTGCAGGCGAAGCTGAACCACGCCTTCATCTGTTACGTCAACTAGTTCGCAATCTCCACCGTCGCGTTGCAGGAACGGACGCAGTTTATCTAAAACCTCTTGGACTTCTTCCAATTTTTTTGTGTCTGCCATAAGGTTCATTCACTCCTTTCGAACATACTAATATTATATTACCCTTTTGTTGAGAAATCTATGGTTTTTACCAGTTTGTATGTTTTGGAGTGTTTTATAACCTTAAAAATAAAGTGGTTTACTTGGTTATAATACTCCTATAAAATGTGTTATAATATGATGGCTCATAAGACATATTCATTCTGCGTCGAAAGGAAGAACGTTATGCAGGTTTATAACAATATAAAAGAACTCATTGGCAATACGCCCATCGTAGAGATTACTTCTTTTGAGTTGCCGAAGGGCGTACGTTTATTCGCGAAGTTAGAATACTTAAATCCCGGTGGTAGCGTCAAAGATCGCTTGGGAATCGAACTCATCCGCGATGCGGAAGAGCGCGGCGTACTAAAGCCGGGCGGCACGATTATCGAACCGACAGCTGGTAATACGGGGATTGGGATAGCGTTGGCTGCGGTAGGTACGGGATACCGGGTTATTTTTGTCGTGCCCGAAAAATTCTCGCTTGAGAAGCAGGATCTCATGCGAGCACTTGGTGCTGAAGTAGTAAATACACCAACCGAGAAGGGGATTAAAGGCGCCATTGAGAAAGCAAAGCAGCTTGAGCAGGAAATTGAAGGCTCTTTCTGCCCGCAGCAGTTTGGTAATCCGGCTAATCCGGCCGCACATTATAAGACGACCGGTCCAGAAATCTGGAGCCAGATGGACGGGAAGGTAGATGTATTTGTGGCAGGAGCCGGTTCAGGTGGTACGTTTATGGGAGCGGCTCGTTATCTGAAAGAGCAGAACCCGAATATCAAGACCGTTATTGTTGAACCGGAAGGATCGATTTTAAATGGGGGCGAACCGGGCCCGCATAAAACGGAAGGTATTGGGATGGAATTTCTGCCAGAGTTTATGGATCCAAGCTACTTCAATGCTATTCATACAATAGATGATGTAGACTCGTTCCACTGGGTGAAAGAACTGGCTGCAAAAGAAGGTATGCTGGTAGGCAGCTCCGCTGGTGCTGCGATGCACGCTGCAATGAAAGAAGCACAACAGGCAAAACCGGGAACTAACATTGTCACTCTTTTTGCTGATGGCAGTGAGCGGTATCTTAGCAAGAAAATTTATCAGGGAGGGATATAAGCGATGAGAATGAAAACAAAGCTAATTCATGGTGGAGTAGATGGCGATCCGTTAACAGGTGCCGTAAACGTTCCAATTTATCAGGTCAGCACGTATAAACAGGAAGGTGTAGGTAAGCACAAAGGATACGAATATTCCCGAACAGGCAATCCGACTCGCCACGCGGTGGAGGAGTACATTGCCGACATTGAGGGTGGTGTACGTGGTTTTGCATTTGCTTCTGGGATGGCTGCGTTGTCCACTATTGTCATGATGTTTGATGCGGGCGATCATTTCGTCGTAGGCGATGATGTGTATGGTGGTACGTATCGAGTGCTAAACAAGGTATTTAACCGTTTTGGCGTGGAAGTGACATTTGTGAACACCGGAGATGTTGAAGCGATTGCTGCCGCTATCCGACCGAACACGAAAGCAGTCATGCTGGAGTCGCCGAGCAATCCTTTGTTAAAAGTTACAGATATTGCCGCAGTAGCAGAAATAACAAAAGAAAAAGGGCTTCTGCTCGTTGTTGATAATACATTCATGACACCATACTGGCAAAATCCGCTGGAATTAGGCGCGGATATCGTGTTCCATAGCGCGACAAAATATCTAGGCGGGCACAGTGACGTAGTAGCGGGCCTCGTCATTGTAAAAGACGAAGAATTAGGCGAGCGTATGCATTTCGTACAAAACTCCGTAGGAGCAGTGCTCGGACCACAGGATTCATATTATCTTCTGCGCGGTATGAAGACGTTGGGAGTCCGGATGGAGGAGCATGAAGCTAATACTAAGCGTATTGCGGAATGGCTTTCCCGTCGTGAAGATATTGAAAAAGTATATTATCCGGGCCTTACAAATCATCCCGGACATGATATTGCGGCCAAGCAAGCACGCGGCTTCGGCGGTATGATTTCATTTGACGTCGGAAGCCGGGAGCGTGCAGAACAAGTATTGTCACGGGCCAAAATTTTTACACTTGCTGAAAGCCTGGGTGCGGTAGAGAGCTTAATATCTGTTCCGGCGCAGATGACACATGCGTCCATTCCTGCCGAACGCCGCGCGGAACTTGGCATTACGGATGGTCTTATTCGCATCTCTGTAGGTATCGAAGATGTAGAGGATTTGATTGAGGAACTGGAACAGGCTCTCGCATAAGGGGATGTAAGCATGGAGATTTTAGTTTTCGGAGCGGAGCAGTTGTGTGCAAGCTGTGTAAATCTTCCGTCCGCCAAGGACACAGCAGAATGGCTGGAAGCGGCCCTTACGAGAAAATACGGTGCCCATATCGCTGTTCGCTATATTGATATTGATAGCCCGCTCGAAGGGATAGAGGCGGATTTTGCGGCTCGTATCCATGCTGAAGAATTCTGGTATCCGCTCGTTGTATTAAATGGTAAAGTGATCGGAGAAGGAAACCCTAAGCTTAAGGATATCCAACAGGCGATTGAAAACATAAAGTTAGGATGATTCATCATGCGACCTATGGTTGAGTTTTGCGTGAGCAATTTGTCGCTTGGCTCTGAAACGGTGAAGAAAATTCTAGAAGAAGAAAACGAAGTCGATGTACTGGAATATGGTTGCCTTGGAAACTGTGGCCAATGCTTCGTTCAGCCGTATGCGCTGGTAAACGGCAGGCTCATTGTTGGCGAAGATGCACAGGATTTGCTTACGGCAATCAGAACATATATTGAAAAAGTCAGAGCTGAAGACGAAGCTTGGCG
Protein-coding sequences here:
- a CDS encoding MFS transporter, with the protein product MIQVIEAGTKPFWRASLALSIASFLVFANIYFPQPLLPVFTEEFHLSPIISSLSVSLTIFTLAISLLLYGPLSDAIGRKNIMFITMLCVTILTAFIAWVPGFKTLLVLRILQGFFLAGLPAIAVAYIGEEFSSKALTVAIGIYISGNTIGGLSGRLISGFATDWIGWHGAFIIMGGISLLCLIAFTWLLPRSKHFEPKPLDWKTATSNFYRHLKNRTLLYAYLIGGLLFFVFIGEYNYITYLLQGKPYNLPTSVVSMLFLTYLAGTVSSTLSGRAARFIPQAWCVGIGIALMALGTLATLMHSLWMVGAGLLLTSFGFFFAHSAASSWVSRHATFAKASASSLYLLSYYLGGSMGSFFLGFFYKWAGWNGVVLGSLLVLVLTGWYAWRMHCIEHREHLREQVVARRKGRHALHV
- a CDS encoding LysR family transcriptional regulator, translating into MDIRQLEFFAEVARHKSFTKAAEQLLVAQPAISKSIKKLEEEVGLILFNRSERKVSLTAEGEALLKHAESILDQLAHAKAEMEELSGLKKGEVRIGLPSMVGSYYFPGLIIDFKKKYPDLQITVYEQGTVKIRQMLIDGEIDMGVVLEDDVEDGVEVLPFLKEEMVVCVPDSHPFAGRSAVSYEELTQESLVLFKEGYFQREITARASRMSGLPLNVTFETNQISLIKSLVAKQLGVTLFLRMVIVDDTHLVPVSLDPPVYLKLGIAWNKNAYLSKANQAFLSFMMDRMDS
- a CDS encoding NifU family protein, with the translated sequence MNLMADTKKLEEVQEVLDKLRPFLQRDGGDCELVDVTDEGVVQLRLHGACGSCPSSTITLKAGIERALIEEVEGITEVQQVF
- a CDS encoding PLP-dependent cysteine synthase family protein, which codes for MQVYNNIKELIGNTPIVEITSFELPKGVRLFAKLEYLNPGGSVKDRLGIELIRDAEERGVLKPGGTIIEPTAGNTGIGIALAAVGTGYRVIFVVPEKFSLEKQDLMRALGAEVVNTPTEKGIKGAIEKAKQLEQEIEGSFCPQQFGNPANPAAHYKTTGPEIWSQMDGKVDVFVAGAGSGGTFMGAARYLKEQNPNIKTVIVEPEGSILNGGEPGPHKTEGIGMEFLPEFMDPSYFNAIHTIDDVDSFHWVKELAAKEGMLVGSSAGAAMHAAMKEAQQAKPGTNIVTLFADGSERYLSKKIYQGGI
- a CDS encoding bifunctional cystathionine gamma-lyase/homocysteine desulfhydrase encodes the protein MRMKTKLIHGGVDGDPLTGAVNVPIYQVSTYKQEGVGKHKGYEYSRTGNPTRHAVEEYIADIEGGVRGFAFASGMAALSTIVMMFDAGDHFVVGDDVYGGTYRVLNKVFNRFGVEVTFVNTGDVEAIAAAIRPNTKAVMLESPSNPLLKVTDIAAVAEITKEKGLLLVVDNTFMTPYWQNPLELGADIVFHSATKYLGGHSDVVAGLVIVKDEELGERMHFVQNSVGAVLGPQDSYYLLRGMKTLGVRMEEHEANTKRIAEWLSRREDIEKVYYPGLTNHPGHDIAAKQARGFGGMISFDVGSRERAEQVLSRAKIFTLAESLGAVESLISVPAQMTHASIPAERRAELGITDGLIRISVGIEDVEDLIEELEQALA
- a CDS encoding YuzD family protein; the protein is MEILVFGAEQLCASCVNLPSAKDTAEWLEAALTRKYGAHIAVRYIDIDSPLEGIEADFAARIHAEEFWYPLVVLNGKVIGEGNPKLKDIQQAIENIKLG
- a CDS encoding YuzB family protein, coding for MRPMVEFCVSNLSLGSETVKKILEEENEVDVLEYGCLGNCGQCFVQPYALVNGRLIVGEDAQDLLTAIRTYIEKVRAEDEAWRELGF